The following coding sequences lie in one Polynucleobacter necessarius genomic window:
- the wrbA gene encoding NAD(P)H:quinone oxidoreductase, giving the protein MGQHDILILYYSRYGSTRDLARLIAEGVESVPGANARLRTVPAVSTVCEASQPAVPADGAPYVEYRDLEECIGLALGSPTRFGNMAAPMKYFWDGTTSQWLAGALVGKPACVFTSTGSMHGGQESTLLTMMVPLLHHGMMILGLPYSEPDLMSSITGGSPYGVTHHAFADGSAPISPEEERLARAQGKRLAQIALQLKRS; this is encoded by the coding sequence ATGGGCCAACACGATATTTTAATTCTGTACTACTCCAGGTATGGGTCAACTAGGGATCTAGCTCGGCTCATCGCTGAGGGTGTAGAAAGCGTTCCGGGTGCTAATGCTAGGCTTAGAACCGTCCCTGCCGTATCAACTGTTTGTGAGGCTAGCCAACCCGCAGTACCTGCTGATGGCGCACCCTACGTTGAGTACCGTGATCTTGAGGAATGTATTGGCTTGGCGCTTGGATCACCGACTCGCTTTGGCAATATGGCTGCTCCCATGAAATATTTTTGGGATGGCACTACCTCACAATGGTTGGCGGGCGCCTTGGTTGGTAAGCCTGCTTGTGTATTCACAAGCACGGGAAGCATGCATGGCGGTCAAGAATCAACCTTACTCACCATGATGGTTCCTTTGCTTCATCATGGGATGATGATTCTGGGCCTACCCTATAGCGAACCAGATTTGATGTCATCCATAACTGGTGGCAGCCCCTACGGCGTAACTCATCACGCTTTTGCAGATGGAAGCGCCCCAATTAGCCCTGAGGAGGAGCGATTGGCTCGCGCTCAAGGTAAGCGACTCGCACAAATCGCCTTACAGTTGAAGAGATCTTAA
- a CDS encoding chromate transporter: MSSLVQLILTFGLLSLLAVGGGTAVLPEMQTLLLHQFGITHTQFVHIYSIGQVAPGPNMLMVLIIGFKIAGLLGAFIVLLAFFFFCHRAYCVFIQVVFGVILAIVHGAAQSKTP; this comes from the coding sequence ATGAGCTCATTAGTTCAACTCATCTTAACTTTTGGTCTTTTATCGCTCCTTGCGGTGGGGGGTGGAACAGCCGTTCTTCCAGAGATGCAAACCCTCTTGCTTCATCAGTTTGGAATTACTCATACTCAATTTGTGCATATCTACAGTATCGGTCAAGTTGCACCGGGCCCCAATATGCTGATGGTCTTGATCATTGGCTTTAAGATTGCCGGTTTACTTGGTGCGTTTATCGTGCTACTGGCGTTTTTTTTTTTTTGCCATCGAGCATATTGTGTTTTTATACAGGTCGTCTTTGGGGTTATTTTGGCGATAGTCCATGGCGCCGCTCAATCCAAAACGCCTTAG
- the ppk2 gene encoding polyphosphate kinase 2, producing MTSKHHEMAEWYQRAQEEILDSMDEELEMELDDDRLSVDGDSGLQVPRNVYFKELFRLQGELVKLQDWVVANKVKVAVLFEGRDSAGKGGAIKRITQRLNPRVCKVVALPAPNERERTQWYFQRYISHLPAGGEIVLFDRSWYNRAGVEKVMGFCTDEEYEEFLRTVPDLERMMIRSGIILIKYWFSISDEEQYNRFMMRIHDPLKQWKLSPMDLEARRLWEQYTKAKETMLERTHIPEAPWWVVAANDKKKARLNCITHLLNQIPYREIDHPVITLPARVHNPDYLRGPVPPEMYVPEIY from the coding sequence ATGACTTCCAAGCACCATGAGATGGCCGAGTGGTATCAGCGGGCCCAAGAAGAAATTTTAGATAGCATGGATGAAGAGCTTGAAATGGAGCTCGATGATGATCGCTTATCGGTCGATGGTGATAGTGGTTTACAAGTACCCAGAAATGTTTATTTCAAGGAACTATTTAGACTCCAGGGCGAGTTAGTCAAGCTACAAGATTGGGTGGTAGCCAATAAAGTTAAAGTTGCAGTGTTATTTGAGGGACGAGATTCAGCGGGTAAGGGCGGGGCGATTAAGCGCATTACTCAACGTCTAAACCCAAGGGTTTGTAAGGTTGTTGCCTTACCTGCTCCTAATGAGCGCGAACGTACCCAATGGTATTTCCAAAGATACATCTCCCATTTGCCTGCTGGCGGTGAAATCGTATTGTTCGATCGCAGTTGGTATAACCGCGCTGGCGTTGAAAAGGTAATGGGTTTTTGTACAGATGAAGAGTACGAAGAGTTTTTGAGAACAGTACCTGATTTAGAGCGCATGATGATTCGTTCTGGCATCATTTTGATTAAATACTGGTTTTCCATCTCTGATGAAGAGCAGTACAACCGTTTTATGATGCGTATCCACGACCCTTTAAAACAGTGGAAACTCAGTCCAATGGACTTAGAGGCCCGTCGTCTTTGGGAACAATACACCAAGGCCAAGGAAACGATGCTTGAAAGAACGCATATTCCTGAAGCTCCATGGTGGGTTGTTGCTGCAAATGACAAAAAAAAGGCTCGTTTGAACTGCATAACACACCTGCTCAATCAGATTCCCTATCGGGAAATTGATCACCCGGTGATCACCTTGCCAGCCAGGGTTCATAACCCTGACTATCTCCGTGGGCCTGTACCCCCAGAAATGTACGTGCCAGAAATCTACTAA
- a CDS encoding DUF2069 domain-containing protein, whose product MYKKILSKDPYQLLATAAFIDLFILCIAWEWFISPLRLGGSWLILKGVPLLFAIPGLWREKVYTMQWASMLILLYITEGLVRILETGANFWLALLETILATLGFVCLLMYLKPIKKEAKLLAKKKA is encoded by the coding sequence ATGTACAAAAAAATTCTCTCAAAAGACCCCTACCAGTTGCTTGCAACAGCTGCATTTATAGATCTATTCATATTGTGTATTGCTTGGGAATGGTTTATTTCTCCTCTTAGACTGGGAGGTTCCTGGCTGATTCTCAAAGGCGTTCCTTTGTTATTTGCCATACCTGGTTTATGGAGGGAGAAGGTTTACACCATGCAATGGGCTTCCATGTTAATTTTGCTATACATCACTGAGGGCTTGGTGCGAATCTTAGAAACCGGCGCTAATTTTTGGTTGGCATTACTTGAAACGATACTAGCCACTCTGGGTTTTGTATGTCTCCTGATGTATCTAAAGCCAATTAAAAAAGAAGCTAAATTATTAGCAAAGAAGAAGGCCTAG
- a CDS encoding chromate transporter — MWPFSFSKRDLFVQFLLIGAVSFGGGIIAYERILLIEKRKWLTPDEFMAYLAISQTMPGLNSVNLAVLAGDHLRGLLGAIAATIGLIIPGSLFVLLVGIAYTNNTDHPLSNLILTGIAAGACGLLTAITYRIGDGHWKQLKSLCIIVCTFVLMSVDKLSLPLVLLIMAPISIYLYRPSLRQ; from the coding sequence ATCTGGCCATTCAGTTTCTCTAAGAGGGATCTATTTGTTCAGTTTTTATTGATTGGTGCAGTGAGTTTTGGTGGCGGCATCATTGCCTATGAACGAATTCTATTGATAGAAAAACGCAAATGGTTAACTCCTGATGAATTTATGGCGTATCTAGCCATCAGCCAAACAATGCCGGGATTGAACTCGGTCAATCTAGCCGTTCTGGCTGGTGATCACTTACGCGGCCTTCTTGGTGCAATTGCTGCAACCATAGGACTCATTATTCCTGGCTCCTTATTTGTGTTATTAGTTGGTATTGCATACACCAATAACACCGACCACCCATTAAGCAATCTGATCCTGACTGGTATTGCAGCAGGTGCTTGCGGCTTATTGACTGCGATTACCTATCGAATTGGCGATGGTCACTGGAAGCAATTAAAGTCTTTGTGCATTATTGTTTGCACATTTGTATTAATGAGTGTTGACAAGCTATCACTTCCCTTGGTTTTATTGATAATGGCTCCCATCTCCATATATCTTTATCGCCCAAGCCTTCGTCAATGA
- a CDS encoding amino acid ABC transporter ATP-binding protein, with product MIELQNVSKWYGDFQVLTDCTTSIQKGEVVVICGPSGSGKSTLIKTINALEPFQAGEITVDGIQLHDPKTNLPKLRARVEMVFQHFELFPHLSITENLTLAQIKVLGRSANEAKTHGLKYLERVGLIAQKDKFPGQLSGGQQQRVAIARALSMDPMVMLFDEPTSALDPEMVGEVLDVMIKLANEGMTMCCVTHEMGFARKVSNRVIFMDQGRIIEDCSKDEFFGNPDARSHRAKDFLSKILAN from the coding sequence ATGATTGAACTACAAAATGTTTCAAAGTGGTACGGGGACTTCCAGGTTCTTACTGATTGCACAACCTCTATTCAAAAAGGTGAAGTTGTTGTTATTTGTGGACCATCTGGCTCAGGTAAATCAACCCTCATTAAAACGATTAATGCACTTGAACCATTTCAGGCAGGTGAAATTACGGTTGATGGTATTCAATTACACGACCCAAAAACAAATCTTCCCAAGTTAAGAGCTCGAGTAGAAATGGTATTCCAGCATTTTGAATTATTTCCACATCTCAGTATTACCGAGAATCTGACTTTGGCACAAATCAAGGTACTTGGGAGATCCGCTAATGAAGCAAAGACACATGGCTTGAAATATCTTGAGCGTGTTGGCTTAATTGCGCAAAAAGATAAATTTCCAGGACAACTCTCGGGCGGTCAGCAACAACGTGTTGCTATTGCTCGAGCTTTAAGTATGGATCCAATGGTGATGCTATTTGACGAACCTACATCGGCCCTGGATCCTGAAATGGTTGGCGAAGTTTTGGATGTCATGATCAAGCTTGCCAATGAAGGCATGACAATGTGCTGCGTTACCCATGAAATGGGGTTCGCTCGCAAGGTTAGCAATCGAGTGATCTTTATGGACCAAGGACGCATTATTGAAGATTGCAGCAAAGATGAATTCTTCGGAAATCCAGACGCACGTTCACATCGCGCAAAAGATTTTTTATCTAAAATCTTAGCCAACTGA
- the ppk2 gene encoding polyphosphate kinase 2, with translation MPQLKKIEGSDANYDAELRLLQIELVKAQRQIISSGSRLLLIFEGRDTAGKDGTIKSITEHLSPREAHVVALGIPSSKESGEWYFQRYVAELPSSGEVILFNRSWYNRAGVERVMGFCTNAQYQQFMTTVNEFESLLVGSGIQIIKYYLDIDKKEQARRLESRKTDPLKQWEISPFDEQAQAKWKAYSTARDLMLKKTSSQEAPWTVVNANNKKLTHLNLIRDLLSRINYPNKNQKILVLDSGIVMHCPPLGKKQPKLAP, from the coding sequence ATGCCTCAATTGAAAAAGATCGAGGGTTCTGACGCAAACTACGATGCAGAGCTTCGTCTATTGCAAATTGAATTAGTTAAGGCACAGAGGCAAATAATTTCAAGTGGCTCTAGATTGCTACTTATTTTTGAGGGTCGAGATACCGCAGGCAAGGACGGCACTATCAAATCCATCACCGAACACCTAAGTCCCCGCGAAGCACATGTTGTAGCGCTTGGTATCCCAAGCTCAAAGGAGTCTGGTGAGTGGTATTTTCAGCGTTATGTTGCCGAGCTTCCATCTTCAGGTGAAGTGATTCTCTTTAACCGCAGTTGGTATAACCGAGCCGGTGTAGAGCGCGTCATGGGCTTTTGCACTAACGCACAGTATCAACAGTTTATGACTACGGTAAATGAGTTTGAAAGTCTTCTGGTTGGCTCTGGCATTCAAATCATTAAGTACTATTTGGATATTGACAAGAAAGAACAGGCACGCAGACTTGAAAGCAGAAAGACTGATCCGTTAAAGCAATGGGAAATCAGCCCATTTGATGAGCAGGCTCAAGCCAAGTGGAAGGCCTATAGTACGGCTCGCGATCTCATGCTCAAAAAGACCAGTTCTCAAGAAGCCCCGTGGACTGTCGTGAATGCTAACAATAAAAAATTAACTCATCTCAATTTGATCAGAGATCTTCTATCCCGGATCAACTATCCCAATAAAAATCAGAAAATTTTGGTTTTAGATTCTGGAATTGTGATGCACTGCCCACCGCTGGGCAAAAAGCAGCCAAAACTGGCCCCATAA
- a CDS encoding serine/threonine protein kinase yields the protein MSQKKLVKQLLKKLDKLELDREKLIDKLGNALDKLEKKEVTKAASKKAPAKKAPVKKVPTKKVPAKKTASKKTVAKKTVSTKPLPTKTSE from the coding sequence ATGAGCCAAAAGAAATTAGTGAAACAGCTATTGAAGAAATTAGACAAACTTGAGTTGGATCGCGAAAAATTGATTGATAAGCTGGGAAATGCCTTGGATAAGCTTGAGAAAAAAGAGGTCACCAAAGCAGCTAGCAAAAAAGCCCCTGCAAAAAAAGCCCCAGTCAAAAAAGTACCCACCAAGAAAGTCCCCGCTAAAAAAACTGCTTCCAAGAAAACTGTCGCCAAAAAAACTGTTAGCACTAAACCATTGCCAACAAAGACAAGCGAATAA
- a CDS encoding glycosyltransferase family 4 protein, translating to MKIMIITDAWDPQVNGVVRTLKQTRAELVAMGHEVEMITPTGFKSIPCPTYPDIALSLFPGKEVARRIKEFAPDAMHIATEGPLGLSARSYAVKNKLPFSTAYHTRFPEYVKARTDIPLAITYAFLRWFHGPSMAVMAPTVVVKNDLEKYGLTNVVLWSRGVDLDIFQVQESKALNTAHPIFLYVGRVAVEKNINAFLEIDLPGSKWVVGDGPAMAAIKEKYPEVNYLGVLQQHELAKVYAAADVFVFPSKTDTFGLVLLEAMACGTPVAAYPVTGPIDVLGNSKAGAMHEDLRVACLEALKIPREVARAHAEKFSWRAASEEFVRHLKPVPTPDVHVTAIA from the coding sequence ATGAAAATTATGATCATTACTGATGCGTGGGATCCGCAAGTCAATGGTGTGGTACGCACTCTTAAACAAACGCGCGCTGAATTAGTTGCGATGGGTCATGAAGTTGAAATGATTACTCCAACTGGCTTTAAATCTATCCCCTGCCCAACCTATCCTGATATTGCCCTCTCTTTATTCCCCGGGAAAGAAGTTGCTAGAAGAATTAAAGAATTTGCTCCAGATGCAATGCATATTGCCACTGAAGGGCCTCTAGGATTATCTGCCCGCTCATATGCAGTAAAGAATAAACTCCCCTTCTCTACCGCCTATCACACCCGTTTTCCTGAGTATGTCAAAGCCCGCACTGACATCCCATTGGCTATTACTTACGCATTTTTACGCTGGTTCCACGGCCCATCCATGGCTGTAATGGCGCCTACGGTAGTCGTCAAAAATGATCTAGAAAAATACGGTCTCACCAATGTTGTGCTCTGGTCTCGTGGTGTTGATCTTGACATCTTCCAAGTACAAGAATCTAAAGCATTAAACACTGCGCATCCGATCTTTCTTTATGTTGGTCGTGTTGCTGTAGAAAAAAATATCAATGCATTTCTAGAAATTGATTTGCCTGGATCAAAATGGGTAGTAGGAGATGGTCCCGCAATGGCCGCCATCAAAGAAAAGTATCCAGAAGTCAATTATCTCGGAGTATTGCAGCAACATGAGTTAGCTAAAGTCTATGCTGCTGCCGATGTTTTTGTATTTCCCAGTAAGACGGATACTTTTGGTTTAGTTCTGTTGGAGGCGATGGCTTGTGGCACTCCGGTTGCCGCCTATCCCGTTACTGGTCCTATAGATGTGCTTGGCAATTCCAAAGCAGGTGCAATGCATGAGGATTTACGTGTAGCTTGTCTTGAGGCTCTGAAAATTCCCCGTGAAGTAGCGCGTGCGCATGCTGAAAAATTCTCCTGGAGAGCAGCGTCTGAAGAATTTGTAAGACATTTAAAGCCCGTACCTACCCCCGACGTTCACGTTACCGCTATTGCTTAA
- a CDS encoding chromate transporter: protein MPSSILCFYTGRLWGYFGDSPWRRSIQNALEPISIGLMASGVYAVAKASIFSPITLGLAVITLYLVLKTKINPVYIILGAGLASFITLRYF from the coding sequence TTGCCATCGAGCATATTGTGTTTTTATACAGGTCGTCTTTGGGGTTATTTTGGCGATAGTCCATGGCGCCGCTCAATCCAAAACGCCTTAGAGCCAATTTCTATTGGGCTGATGGCTTCTGGCGTATACGCTGTAGCCAAAGCTTCCATCTTCAGCCCGATCACATTGGGACTAGCTGTAATAACTCTCTATCTCGTACTGAAAACCAAAATTAATCCGGTCTATATTATTTTGGGAGCAGGGCTAGCGAGTTTTATTACACTTAGATATTTCTGA
- a CDS encoding DUF3313 domain-containing protein, with translation MNKLSVVAFSAVVALSLFACSNAPKLTSEPMPRSGFLPNYSLLVPMATSQADTRIWRYRVSSVDPAKYTAVILDPIYLNQSATANVSPDAISQAQITLQDSMVSAVNSRGNIKIVNVPGPGVARISVGIIGAESSSDSLHPWNFTPIGLAVNAAAYAGGVNSKTPALLVESKITDSQSKELLGEGLVTIQGESFRTGSGSISSFIEMAKKVVRVAMETSANPMPTGR, from the coding sequence ATGAATAAATTGAGTGTCGTTGCATTTTCCGCTGTAGTTGCTCTGAGCCTATTTGCCTGTAGCAATGCTCCCAAACTCACTTCAGAGCCAATGCCAAGATCTGGTTTTTTGCCGAATTATTCTTTATTAGTTCCGATGGCCACTAGCCAAGCTGATACAAGGATTTGGAGATATCGTGTCAGTAGCGTTGACCCTGCAAAATATACTGCGGTGATTTTAGACCCCATTTATTTAAACCAAAGTGCAACTGCTAACGTTAGTCCAGATGCTATCTCTCAAGCGCAAATCACCTTACAAGACTCTATGGTGTCTGCTGTAAATTCTCGAGGTAATATAAAAATTGTGAATGTGCCCGGCCCAGGCGTTGCCCGCATTTCTGTTGGCATTATAGGTGCTGAGAGTTCATCCGATAGCCTTCACCCCTGGAATTTCACGCCCATTGGATTGGCAGTGAATGCCGCAGCTTATGCCGGCGGTGTTAACTCTAAAACTCCGGCCTTACTGGTCGAGAGCAAAATTACCGATAGCCAATCAAAAGAATTATTAGGCGAAGGCTTAGTTACCATTCAAGGTGAGTCTTTTAGAACGGGGTCAGGATCTATCAGTTCATTTATTGAGATGGCCAAAAAAGTTGTACGTGTGGCTATGGAGACTTCTGCAAATCCGATGCCAACGGGCAGGTAA
- a CDS encoding amino acid ABC transporter substrate-binding protein — MKSISLIKASMLAAGLLIGAINAQAASQTLDKIKSTGAVTMGVRESSIPMSYTTGDSRFDGYHVEICRMILADIKDKLGVNTLRINYQPVTSQNRVPLVQNGTVDIECGTTTNNVNRAKDVGFANTLYVEEVRIAVKANSGIKSIADLNGKKVATTTGTTSVQLLRKHEKANGVNFDEVFGKDHADSFLLLESGRADAFVMDGSILAGNIANSKNPKHYKIVGEVLSTEPIAIIVRKDDPEFKAAVNAAIAKIVANGKMPGLWNKWFLSPIPPKNIVVGLELSPATKNAWANLNDKPAEDYNKK; from the coding sequence ATGAAGAGTATTTCTTTGATTAAAGCAAGCATGCTTGCAGCTGGTCTATTGATTGGCGCCATCAATGCTCAAGCGGCTAGCCAAACTCTAGATAAGATTAAATCCACTGGTGCCGTAACCATGGGTGTACGCGAATCTTCTATACCAATGTCCTACACAACGGGCGATAGTCGTTTTGATGGCTACCATGTTGAAATTTGCCGCATGATCCTTGCAGACATCAAGGATAAGCTCGGGGTCAATACATTGCGGATTAACTATCAGCCAGTCACATCGCAAAACCGCGTACCCTTAGTTCAAAATGGAACAGTAGATATCGAGTGCGGCACCACAACCAATAATGTGAACCGCGCCAAAGACGTTGGTTTTGCTAATACCCTCTATGTTGAGGAAGTTCGTATTGCAGTTAAAGCAAATTCTGGCATTAAATCGATTGCCGATCTAAACGGCAAGAAGGTGGCAACCACTACAGGAACCACTTCAGTTCAATTGTTACGTAAGCATGAGAAGGCAAATGGCGTGAACTTTGATGAAGTATTTGGTAAGGATCACGCTGATAGCTTTTTGCTGTTGGAGTCTGGCCGTGCTGATGCTTTTGTAATGGATGGATCAATTTTGGCAGGCAATATTGCTAACTCTAAAAATCCAAAACATTACAAGATTGTTGGCGAAGTGCTCAGCACAGAGCCGATTGCTATCATAGTTCGCAAGGATGATCCAGAATTTAAAGCAGCGGTTAATGCTGCTATTGCAAAAATTGTTGCAAATGGAAAAATGCCTGGACTTTGGAATAAATGGTTTTTATCACCAATTCCACCAAAAAATATTGTTGTTGGTCTAGAGCTTTCACCAGCCACTAAAAATGCTTGGGCCAACTTGAATGACAAACCAGCAGAAGACTACAACAAGAAGTAA
- a CDS encoding TonB-dependent receptor: MNCSFFSLTRILIALLVFYCSRNVLAQNLTETALPTLNVNGARDDGAGFLSPSKSMTGDELQNKLSNTLRATLANELGVSATGYGAGSSRPVIRGLEGARVQILQNGLSVGDVSSISADHAVANPMQNTHQIEILRGASALLYGSASSGGLVNVINDRILTSMPDKLSGAMNASYETATQGKTGNIELDAPAGPLALHLDTTVSNSNNYRIPGYAEQGGPNANWEINPGNPVNVPYIGKLPFSFSNQNSLGLGASYLHRDGYTGISLERMNHNYGIPTAEGGFIQQSQNRYDLAHQINDPFSGFSSFKLGAANTNYIHTEFNNGGLASTQWNNVATEVRMELTHHEWLGSKGILGAQVTGATLSATDLVTNGYAIVPQTKSNSTTLFVAEEGKYGLLKTSLGARYSYTGQNPNSSTQFPSSASQGFTPNSYSPPALQSRQYQLMSYSAGGLMEIVRGYGMGLTYTVSQRAPSAQELYSYGPHDSTATFDVGNSSLGIETSHNVEVNIQKTLGLVRGKVNLYRNQFTNYIYGFYTGSYSQVNENFSVVQASQANASIRGAEAEMSYNWNQSGIGARLFGDVSQGSFNAGGNLPLQPAPRLGSELAYQRNGWLTSATYIYSYQQNRLANWEIGPTPSYNLLNAAISYTERINKVNWTAYMNLKNLLNEEIRYATSPMAVRLYAPQPGRSVMVGIRASF, translated from the coding sequence ATGAATTGTTCTTTCTTTTCCTTGACCAGAATTTTGATTGCCTTGTTGGTTTTTTATTGCAGCAGAAATGTTCTTGCTCAAAATTTAACTGAAACTGCGTTACCCACTTTAAATGTTAACGGTGCACGTGATGATGGAGCTGGATTTTTATCACCATCGAAATCGATGACAGGCGATGAATTGCAGAATAAATTAAGTAATACCCTGAGAGCAACCTTGGCTAATGAGCTGGGAGTATCAGCTACTGGATATGGCGCTGGGTCCTCTAGACCGGTAATCCGCGGTCTAGAGGGTGCTCGTGTGCAAATTCTGCAAAATGGTCTATCTGTAGGCGATGTATCGAGCATATCAGCCGATCATGCAGTAGCCAATCCAATGCAAAATACGCACCAAATTGAAATTCTGCGCGGTGCAAGCGCCCTTCTGTATGGGTCAGCATCCAGTGGCGGATTAGTTAATGTGATTAACGATCGCATCCTGACGTCGATGCCAGACAAATTATCAGGTGCAATGAATGCGAGTTATGAAACCGCAACCCAGGGGAAAACTGGAAATATTGAATTAGATGCACCTGCTGGACCGCTAGCCTTACATTTAGATACCACGGTCAGCAATTCAAACAACTATCGTATTCCAGGTTACGCAGAGCAAGGCGGTCCAAATGCAAACTGGGAGATCAATCCAGGCAATCCCGTCAATGTGCCCTATATCGGAAAACTCCCTTTCTCCTTTAGCAATCAAAATAGTCTTGGTTTAGGTGCGTCTTATCTGCATAGGGATGGTTACACGGGAATCTCTTTGGAGCGCATGAATCACAACTATGGCATCCCTACTGCTGAAGGCGGTTTCATACAGCAATCGCAGAATAGATACGACCTAGCACATCAAATCAATGATCCATTCTCTGGGTTTTCATCATTCAAATTAGGCGCTGCAAATACAAACTACATACATACGGAGTTTAATAACGGTGGACTAGCCTCGACCCAATGGAACAACGTAGCTACAGAAGTACGTATGGAGCTGACTCATCATGAATGGCTAGGTTCTAAAGGAATTCTTGGTGCCCAGGTAACTGGAGCAACATTAAGTGCAACCGATCTAGTTACCAATGGCTATGCAATCGTTCCTCAAACCAAATCAAACTCAACTACCCTGTTTGTTGCTGAAGAAGGTAAATATGGCTTGTTAAAAACTAGCTTAGGAGCAAGATATAGTTACACGGGTCAAAACCCAAACTCATCTACACAATTCCCATCATCGGCAAGTCAAGGCTTCACACCAAACTCGTATTCGCCTCCAGCATTACAGAGCCGTCAATATCAACTGATGTCTTACTCTGCCGGGGGGTTAATGGAGATCGTTCGTGGATATGGTATGGGTTTAACGTATACCGTCTCGCAACGAGCTCCAAGTGCCCAAGAGCTTTATTCTTACGGCCCACATGATTCAACGGCTACTTTTGATGTTGGTAATTCAAGCTTGGGAATTGAGACCTCTCATAACGTAGAGGTGAATATCCAAAAAACACTTGGCTTGGTGCGAGGTAAAGTCAATCTATATCGCAATCAATTCACGAACTATATTTATGGTTTCTACACTGGTTCTTATAGTCAGGTAAATGAAAATTTTTCAGTAGTTCAGGCATCGCAAGCAAATGCGAGCATCAGAGGTGCTGAAGCTGAAATGAGTTACAACTGGAATCAATCTGGTATTGGCGCTCGTCTCTTTGGCGATGTGTCGCAAGGTAGCTTTAATGCTGGGGGAAATCTTCCTTTGCAGCCAGCGCCACGCCTAGGAAGTGAATTAGCGTATCAACGTAATGGTTGGCTCACTAGCGCTACATATATCTACAGCTATCAGCAAAATCGATTGGCAAACTGGGAAATTGGCCCTACACCAAGCTATAACCTTTTAAATGCAGCGATTTCCTATACGGAGCGTATTAACAAAGTAAATTGGACTGCCTATATGAATTTAAAGAATCTTCTTAATGAAGAAATTCGATATGCCACATCACCTATGGCAGTCAGACTTTACGCGCCACAACCAGGAAGAAGTGTGATGGTGGGAATTAGAGCGTCATTCTGA
- a CDS encoding lysophospholipid acyltransferase family protein — protein sequence MPSMDIHAINAFKPIRFVAKSEVRSWPIFGWMALQLRTVFIRRDSQRHAHLVVGEMSRELKSDSICIFPEGTSTDGVSVRPFKPNLFESAIVGNIPVCSLAIRYISKETGLRTDAAAFVGDMGLLESMSKILRSRNLIVELSFFPTPITSSEQILDRKYLAQYSENLIRSHLEAA from the coding sequence ATGCCATCAATGGATATTCATGCCATCAATGCATTTAAGCCCATTCGGTTTGTCGCGAAATCTGAAGTTCGGAGTTGGCCTATTTTTGGCTGGATGGCCCTGCAACTTAGAACGGTATTTATTAGACGCGATAGCCAAAGGCATGCACACTTAGTTGTAGGTGAAATGTCTCGGGAACTCAAATCAGACTCGATTTGCATCTTCCCCGAAGGCACCTCTACCGACGGGGTATCTGTTCGACCTTTCAAACCCAACCTCTTTGAATCTGCGATAGTGGGTAATATCCCTGTTTGCAGCCTTGCAATCCGTTATATTTCAAAAGAAACTGGTCTGCGAACTGATGCAGCTGCATTCGTTGGGGATATGGGGCTTTTGGAGTCCATGAGTAAAATACTGAGGAGCCGCAATCTAATTGTTGAGTTAAGCTTTTTCCCAACACCAATTACGAGTTCAGAACAAATCTTAGATCGTAAATACTTAGCTCAGTACAGTGAAAACCTCATTAGAAGCCACTTAGAGGCAGCCTAA